The Microbacterium sp. SORGH_AS_0428 genome contains the following window.
GTCTACGAGCGTAGAACGCCTTCCGCCCCGTTCGCCCGTCTGCGTCGTCCTATGGCGGTGCGCGGAGCCGAACGGCGCTCAGGTGATGATCGGCGTGGGTTCCGTATCGGGGATGGGGCTCGGGTCGCGGTGCCGCAGATCCGGGAAGGCGCCCACGCACACGATGGCGACGATCGCGCCGGCGGCGGCGAAGCCCGCGGCCGCGATGAAGGCGCCCGGGGCCTCGACCGCGTCGATGAGGAAGCCAGCGACGGCCGAGCCCGCCGCGGCGCCGATCAGCTGACCGGTGCCGATCCACCCGTAAGCCTCGGCGGTGTCGGAGAACTTGACGCTGACGGAGGTGATCGCGAACAGCACCGCGAGGGCGGGGGCGATGCCGATCCCGGCGAGGAACAGGGTGCCCGAGAGCCACCAGATGTCGAGCGAGAACATGGTCAGCACGAGGCCGACGGCGACGATTCCCATGCGTCGCGCCATCGCCCAGGGTCCCATGGGGACGTGTCCGAACGAGAGGCCGCCGGCGAGGCTGCCGATCGAGAACACGGCGAGCACGATGCCCGCCTCGAGTCCGCCGTGGTCGAAGGTCGCGACGACGCCCGCCTCGACGGCGGAACAGGCGCCGATGAGGAGGAACCCGATGACGGTGGCCAGCAGCACGGTGGGACGAGTGAGCACCTTGCCGAAGCGGCGCTTGCTGCGGGGGATGCGCACCCGGCCGACCTCGGGGGAGAGGATGAACCACGTTCCGCCGCCGACGAGGATGACGGCGATCAGCACGAGCGCCTCCCACGTGCCGATCTGCGTCGCGATGAAGGTGATGACCACCGGTGCGATGATCCAGATGATCTCCTGCAGCGACGCGTCCAGCGAGTAGAGCGGAGTGAGCTGACGGGAGTTGACCATCTTGGGATAGATGGTGCGCACGGCGGACTGCACCGGCGGGGTGGAGAGCCCCGCGATGAGCCCGAACGCCATGAAGCCGGCGACGGGGAGATCGAGCAGTCCGATGGCGAGGATCGCCAGCGCGCAGACGATCATCGTCAGACTCAGCACGCGCCGCATCCCCCAACGGCCCATCCATCGGCTGGTGACGGGGCCGGAGACCGCCTGCCCCACGGATGAGGCCGCGAGAACGAGGCCCGCGTAGCCGTAGGAACCCGTCACGTGCTCGACGTGCAGCAGGATCGCCAGGCTCGTCATCCCGTTCGGGAAGCGCGCCGTGAGCTGTGCGGCGATGATGCGCGCCACCCCCGGGGTGCGCAGCAATTCCTGGTATCCGGCCATCCCTTCAGGATATCCCGGCGGGCGCTTCGGCTGCCGGGCGGATGAGGGGCGCGACACGCCGCGACACGCCGCACGCGGTTATCCACCGCGGGGGATCCGGGTCGCGGGTCACCGGTGTGGATGGTTTCGCCGTTCATCCGGGATTCGCCCGCGATTCAGGGTTTTTTCAGGTCGCGCGACGCGCCGCGGCTGTGGATGAAACGGTGGACAACCTGTGTTGTATCTGGGGAGAGCGTCGCGAAAATCACACGGATGTAACTACTACCCCTTGTGGTGCTATCCGATGTCCGTACCCATATGTAGTATTGAGGTCCCGGCGACGAGAAGTGCTGGGAACAGGTCCGTCCGAGGGGAGAAAGAGGTCGAAATGGCGATCACCGTCTACACCAAGCCGGCGTGCGTGCAGTGCAATGCCACCTACCGTGCACTGGATTCGAAGGGCATCGAGTACGAGGTCCTCGACGTCTCGCAGGACCCTGCGGCTCTCGAGCAGGTCAAGGCCCTCGGCTACCTGCAGGCTCCCGTCGTGATCACCGACGAGGACCACTGGTCGGGCTTCCGTCCCGACAAGATCGACGAGCTGGCCGCGCGCCTGGCCTGACCGATGGCAACCGCTGTCGCAGACCAGGTCGGCGCGGTTGCCCACCCCCTCCGTGAGCCCGCCCCGTCGGCTCCGCTCCTCGTCTACTTCTCGAGCGTCTCGGGTAACACCGCGCGTTTCATCGAGAAGCTCGGGATGCGGGCCGTGCGGATCCCCTTGCGGCCCACGGATCCGACCCCTCTCATCGACGAACCCTTCGTCCTGATCACGCCCACCTACGGGGGCGGTCAGGGAAGGGGCGAGGAGCGGGGCGCGGTTCCCAAGCAGGTGATCCGGTTCCTCAACGACGAGGCCAACCGGTCCCTGCTTCGCGGCGTGATCGCCGCGGGCAACACCAACTTCGGCGAGCACTACGGGCTCGCCGGAGAGATCATCAGCCGAAAGTGTCGTGTGCCGCACTTGGATCGGTTCGAATTGTTCGGCACGCCAGAGGACGTCGAGCGCATCGGCGAAGGATTGGAACGATGGTGGAAGCAGCACTGAAGGACTTGAGCTTCAAGACCGAGGCGCGTTTCGAGGGACTGGACTATCACGCCCTGAACGCGATGCTCAATCTGTACGACGCGAACGGGCAGATCCAGTTCGACGCCGACAAGCGTGCCGCGCGGGAGTACTTCCTGCAGCACGTGAACCAGAACACGGTGTTCTTCCACTCGCTCAAGGAGCGTCTCGACTACCTGGTCGAGAAGGAGTACTACGAGCCCGGTGTGCTCGCGAAGTACCCCCACGAGTTCATCCAGGAGCTCAACGACCGTGCCTACGGCAAGAAGTTCCGCTTCGAGACCTTCCTCGGCGCCTTCAAGTACTACACGAGCTACACGCTCAAGACGTTCGACGGCAAGCGTTACCTCGAGCGCTTCGAGGACCGCGTCGTCATGACCGCCCTCGCGCTCGCCGACGGCGACCAGAAGCTCGCCGTGCAGCTTGTCGACGAGATCATCTCCGGTCGCTTCCAGCCGGCCACGCCCACCTTCCTCAACGCGGGCAAGGCGCAGCGCGGTGAGCTCGTCTCGTGCTTCCTGCTGCGCATCGAAGACAACATGGAGTCGATCGCCCGCGGCATCAACTCCGCGCTGCAGCTTTCCAAGCGCGGCGGCGGCGTGGCGCTGCTGCTGTCCAACATCCGCGAGTCGGGTGCACCGATCAAGCAGATCGAGAACCAGTCCAGCGGAATCATCCCCGTCATGAAGCTGCTCGAAGACAGCTTCAGCTACGCCAACCAGCTCGGTGCGCGTCAGGGTGCCGGTGCCGTCTACCTCTCGGCGCACCACCCCGACATCATGCGCTTCCTCGACACGAAGCGTGAGAACGCCGACGAGAAGATCCGCATCAAGACGCTCTCGCTCGGTGTCGTCGTTCCCGACATCACCTTCGAGCTCGCCAAGAACGGCGAGGACATGTACCTGTTCTCGCCGTACGACGTGGAGAAGGTCTACGGCGTGCCCTTCGGCGACATCTCGGTCACCGAGAAGTACCGCGAGATGGTCGACGACCCGCGCATCAAGAAGACGAAGATCAACGCGCGCGACTTCTTCCAGACGCTCGCAGAGATCCAGTTCGAGTCCGGCTACCCGTACATCATGTTCGAGGACACGGTGAACCGGGCGAACCCGATCAAGGGTCGCATCAACATGTCCAACCTCTGCAGCGAGATCCTGCAGGTGAACACGCCGACGACGTTCAACGAGGATCTCTCGTACGACCAGATCGGCAAGGACATCTCGTGCAACCTGGGCTCCATGAACATCGCCCTGGCGATGGACGGCGGGGACCTCGGTGAGACGGTCGAGGCAGCGATCCGTGCCCTGAGCGCGGTCAGCGACCAGAGCCACATCCGCTCGGTGCGCTCGATCGAGGACGGCAACGACCGGTCCCACGCGATCGGCCTGGGCCAGATGAACCTGCACGGGTACCTGGCGCGCGAGCACGTGCACTACGGCTCCGAAGAGGGCCTGGACTTCACGAACATCTACTTCTACACGGTGCTGTTCCACGCGCTGCGCGCCTCCAACGCGCTCGCGATCGAGCGCGGTCACGCGTTCGACGGCTTCGAGGACTCCACGTACGCATCGGGTGCGTTCTTCGACAAGTACCTCGAGCAGGAGTGGGTGCCGCAGACGGAGAAGGTCAAGGAGCTGTTCGCCGGACACCACATCCCCACCCAGGGCGACTGGGCGGAGCTGAAGGCGTCGATCCAGAAGCACGGCATCTACAACCAGAACCTGCAGGCGGTTCCGCCGACCGGCTCGATCTCGTACATCAACAACTCGACCTCGTCGATCCACCCGATCGCGTCGAAGATCGAGATCCGCAAGGAAGGCAAGCTCGGACGCGTCTACTACCCGGCGCCGTTCATGACGAACGACAACCTGGAGTACTACCAGGACGCGTACGAGATCGGCTACGAGAAGGTCATCGACACGTACGCCGCCGCGACCCAGCACGTCGACCAGGGCCTGTCGCTCACGCTGTTCTTCAAGGACACCGCCACCACACGCGACATCAACAAGGCGCAGATCTACGCCTGGCGCAAGGGCATCAAGACGATCTACTACATCCGCCTGCGGCAGATGGCGCTCGAGGGCACCGACATGTCCGAGTGCGTCAGCTGCATGCTCTGACGCGCACCGCGTCTCGACTCGCTCCGCTCGCTCAACGACCGATCTCTGCAAGGACACCGACATGACCCCCGAGAAGCTGAAGCTGATCGACCACGTCCAGGCGATCAACTGGAACCGCATCCAGGACGACAAGGACCTCGAGGTGTGGAACCGCCTCGTGAACAACTTCTGGCTGCCCGAGAAGGTGCCGCTGTCCAACGACATCCAGTCGTGGAACACGCTGACGCCCGACGAGCAGACGCTCACGATGCGCGTGTTCACCGGCCTCACCCTGCTCGACACGATCCAGGGCACGGTCGGTGCGGTCTCGCTCATCCCGGATGCGCTGACCCCGCACGAGGAGGCGGTGTACACCAACATCGCGTTCATGGAGTCGGTGCACGCCAAGAGCTACTCGTCGATCTTCTCGACCCTCGCGTCGACGCCCGAGATCGACGACGCGTTCCGGTGGTCGGTCGAGAACGAGAACCTTCAGAAGAAGGCGCACATCGTCATGGACTACTACCGTGGCGACGAGCCCCTCAAGCGCAAGGTCGCCTCGACCCTGCTCGAGTCGTTCCTTTTCTACTCGGGCTTCTACCTGCCGCTGCACTGGTCGGCCAAAGCGAAGCTCACGAACACGGCCGACATCATCCGCCTCATCATCCGCGACGAGGCGGTGCACGGCTACTACATCGGCTACAAGTTCCAGAAGGGCATGGAGCTGATCACGCAGGCCGAGCGCGACGAGATCAAGGACTACACGTTCTCGCTGCTCTACGAGCTCTATGACAACGAGGTGCAGTACACGCAGGATCTCTACGACGCCGTCGGCCTCACCGAGGACGTCAAGAAGTTCCTGCACTACAACGCGAACAAGGCACTCATGAACCTCGGGTTCGAGGCCATGTTCCCCTCGACGGTCACGAACGTGAACCCGGCGATCCTGTCGGCGCTCTCGCCCAACGCGGACGAGAACCACGACTTCTTCTCGGGGTCGGGCTCCTCCTACGTCATCGGCAAGGCGGAGGCCACCGAGGATGAGGACTGGGACTTCTGAGCCCCGTCTGATTCCGCGGCCGTGCCGCACCGAGAAGGCCCCCGCGGGGCGCTCCCACGAGCGCTCAGGCGGGGGTCCTCTCGTTGGTGCGACGATTCTCCGCCCTCACCCGTCTGCGCAAAAAAGTCCCGGCCAGCGTTAATTTGACTTCCCTCGGAAGCGGGCTATGGTCGAAGGTCATCCGCCAGCCATTCAGGGGAAGCGAGTCCACATGTCCAAGAAGACGCCGAACACGCGGGGTGCCAAGAAGGCCCCGCAGTTGTCGATCAAGGAGAAGCGAGCAGCGAAGCGCGAGAAGCGCGAGCCTGAGCTGTTCCTCAAGCCGCGCAAGGATGCCGGCCGCTGATCGACAGGCCTGGAAGGGGTGGACGCTCATCGTCCGCCCCTTCTGCGTTCCCGGTGTGTCGTGTGCGGCTCAGACGGAGTCCTCCGACGCGCGGATGGGGCGAAGCACCCGCGCGGGGTTGCCGGCGGCGAGGACGTTCGCGGGGATGTCGCGGGTGACGACGGAGCCCGCCCCGATGATGCTGTTGTCGCCGATCGTCACGCCGGGCGTGAGCGTCACCGATCCGCCCAGCCAGACGTTGGAGCCGATGCTCACAGGCTGGGGAAGCTCCCATCCGGCGAGCCGGCGTTCGATGTCCTCGGCGTGATTCGGGGTGTAGATGCTGCACCGCGGGCCGATGAGGCAGTCGGCCCCGATCGTGACCGCCCCGCCGCCGATCACCATGAAGTCCGCGTTGATGAACGTGCGATCGCCGATCGTCAGTCGGGCGCCGTAGTCGATCATGACCGGAGGGCGCACGTCGATGCCCGCGCCCGCGCCGGGCACGAGTTCGGCGAACAGCGCTCGAGCCTCGTCGGGTGCGGTGTCATAGAGCAGGTTGAAGCGCGCGCACGTCGCGTGCGCATCCCGCGTCAGTTTCTGCAGTGCCGGCGAGGTCCGGTACCGAAGCCAGTCGTGCGCCAGAAGCGCGCGCAGATCGGCGTCGTCCTCCGCGAGCCGGGCCAGGTCATCGAGAGCATCCTGCAGTGCCGGCGTCATGCCGTCTCCTCATATGTTGTGTATGACAACATATCCGTCGGGTTCCGCTCCGTCAACGTGCCCCGGTCGCGTGTGAGCGGACGATGTTTCCGCGAACACATCGAGCTAGCTTTGATTCCGATGGATGAATCGTCCCGGCCTGACCTCGCCCTGCGCACGACGCTGGGCGGATTCCTCCGAGCGCGACGGGAGGAGCGCCAGCCCGAGCAGGTGGGGCTGGAACGTCAGATCGGACGGCGTGTGCCGGGGCTGCGTCGCGATGAGGTCGCGGCCCTCGCGGGCGTCAGCAGCGAGTACTACCTGCGACTCGAGCAGGGCCGTGGGAGCGCTCCGTCGATGCAGGTGCTG
Protein-coding sequences here:
- a CDS encoding MFS transporter, producing MAGYQELLRTPGVARIIAAQLTARFPNGMTSLAILLHVEHVTGSYGYAGLVLAASSVGQAVSGPVTSRWMGRWGMRRVLSLTMIVCALAILAIGLLDLPVAGFMAFGLIAGLSTPPVQSAVRTIYPKMVNSRQLTPLYSLDASLQEIIWIIAPVVITFIATQIGTWEALVLIAVILVGGGTWFILSPEVGRVRIPRSKRRFGKVLTRPTVLLATVIGFLLIGACSAVEAGVVATFDHGGLEAGIVLAVFSIGSLAGGLSFGHVPMGPWAMARRMGIVAVGLVLTMFSLDIWWLSGTLFLAGIGIAPALAVLFAITSVSVKFSDTAEAYGWIGTGQLIGAAAGSAVAGFLIDAVEAPGAFIAAAGFAAAGAIVAIVCVGAFPDLRHRDPSPIPDTEPTPIIT
- the nrdH gene encoding glutaredoxin-like protein NrdH; the encoded protein is MAITVYTKPACVQCNATYRALDSKGIEYEVLDVSQDPAALEQVKALGYLQAPVVITDEDHWSGFRPDKIDELAARLA
- the nrdI gene encoding class Ib ribonucleoside-diphosphate reductase assembly flavoprotein NrdI; its protein translation is MATAVADQVGAVAHPLREPAPSAPLLVYFSSVSGNTARFIEKLGMRAVRIPLRPTDPTPLIDEPFVLITPTYGGGQGRGEERGAVPKQVIRFLNDEANRSLLRGVIAAGNTNFGEHYGLAGEIISRKCRVPHLDRFELFGTPEDVERIGEGLERWWKQH
- the nrdE gene encoding class 1b ribonucleoside-diphosphate reductase subunit alpha — encoded protein: MVEAALKDLSFKTEARFEGLDYHALNAMLNLYDANGQIQFDADKRAAREYFLQHVNQNTVFFHSLKERLDYLVEKEYYEPGVLAKYPHEFIQELNDRAYGKKFRFETFLGAFKYYTSYTLKTFDGKRYLERFEDRVVMTALALADGDQKLAVQLVDEIISGRFQPATPTFLNAGKAQRGELVSCFLLRIEDNMESIARGINSALQLSKRGGGVALLLSNIRESGAPIKQIENQSSGIIPVMKLLEDSFSYANQLGARQGAGAVYLSAHHPDIMRFLDTKRENADEKIRIKTLSLGVVVPDITFELAKNGEDMYLFSPYDVEKVYGVPFGDISVTEKYREMVDDPRIKKTKINARDFFQTLAEIQFESGYPYIMFEDTVNRANPIKGRINMSNLCSEILQVNTPTTFNEDLSYDQIGKDISCNLGSMNIALAMDGGDLGETVEAAIRALSAVSDQSHIRSVRSIEDGNDRSHAIGLGQMNLHGYLAREHVHYGSEEGLDFTNIYFYTVLFHALRASNALAIERGHAFDGFEDSTYASGAFFDKYLEQEWVPQTEKVKELFAGHHIPTQGDWAELKASIQKHGIYNQNLQAVPPTGSISYINNSTSSIHPIASKIEIRKEGKLGRVYYPAPFMTNDNLEYYQDAYEIGYEKVIDTYAAATQHVDQGLSLTLFFKDTATTRDINKAQIYAWRKGIKTIYYIRLRQMALEGTDMSECVSCML
- the nrdF gene encoding class 1b ribonucleoside-diphosphate reductase subunit beta, whose translation is MTPEKLKLIDHVQAINWNRIQDDKDLEVWNRLVNNFWLPEKVPLSNDIQSWNTLTPDEQTLTMRVFTGLTLLDTIQGTVGAVSLIPDALTPHEEAVYTNIAFMESVHAKSYSSIFSTLASTPEIDDAFRWSVENENLQKKAHIVMDYYRGDEPLKRKVASTLLESFLFYSGFYLPLHWSAKAKLTNTADIIRLIIRDEAVHGYYIGYKFQKGMELITQAERDEIKDYTFSLLYELYDNEVQYTQDLYDAVGLTEDVKKFLHYNANKALMNLGFEAMFPSTVTNVNPAILSALSPNADENHDFFSGSGSSYVIGKAEATEDEDWDF
- a CDS encoding sugar O-acetyltransferase — encoded protein: MTPALQDALDDLARLAEDDADLRALLAHDWLRYRTSPALQKLTRDAHATCARFNLLYDTAPDEARALFAELVPGAGAGIDVRPPVMIDYGARLTIGDRTFINADFMVIGGGAVTIGADCLIGPRCSIYTPNHAEDIERRLAGWELPQPVSIGSNVWLGGSVTLTPGVTIGDNSIIGAGSVVTRDIPANVLAAGNPARVLRPIRASEDSV